A genomic segment from Nodularia sphaerocarpa UHCC 0038 encodes:
- a CDS encoding S-layer homology domain-containing protein — protein MVNSTLVTTIYVNPLQGNDTNAGSRSSPFKSLTRALKASKTPVIIQLTSGTYGAANGEVFPIVIPAGVTVVGNEANKGAGIVISGSGEYQSPSFGIQSMTLLLQGDASVLGVTVTNPVPRGTGIWIESAAVNVVNNTLINCGREGIFVTGTAKPAILDNVFRQNAASGLMMARHSKGEVLRNVFQKNSLAIAISDFAAPLIADNTISDNRSAIALSRNARPVLRQNRIIKNTQGGMLVNGDAIPDLGNNQDAAGNIFEQNALFDLHNTTPQPLVSAGNQLNPTQVKGRVDFITVREDYPRRISGSTRMFSDLTGHWTADFVEALVNRGAISGFPNGTFAPDAPINRAQYAAIIAKTFQLPKTNQANKFTDVNPSFWAASAILQAAEMGFISGFPDGTFRPGQNLTKVQAIVSIVNGLKLTGGNPQVLNVYRDRVQIPTYATNAVAIATQSLLVINYPEQEQLEPLRDITRGEVATLIYQALVAKSGEKAMAIASAYIVRPDVNLPGFTDISGHWAEPFIRGLASMNLTHGFADGSYQPNKLMTRAEYAALVAEVFNPAPKRPALDFTDVSPDFWADEALQIASRGGFISGFGDSTFRPAENVQRVQVIVSLVNGLALPIGDHNALLTYTDSQTIPDYARQAVVTATEQRIVVNYPNPKQLVPTGDATRAEVAAMVYQALVAIERTSRINSTYIVETVSS, from the coding sequence ATGGTGAACTCTACCCTCGTTACCACAATCTATGTTAATCCTCTCCAGGGTAATGATACCAATGCTGGTTCTCGGTCGAGTCCGTTTAAAAGTCTCACCCGTGCTTTAAAAGCTAGCAAAACACCTGTAATTATTCAGTTGACATCTGGTACTTATGGCGCTGCTAATGGTGAAGTGTTTCCCATCGTTATTCCTGCGGGGGTGACAGTCGTCGGTAACGAAGCTAACAAAGGTGCTGGGATTGTGATTTCTGGGAGTGGTGAGTATCAAAGTCCTAGCTTTGGTATACAAAGTATGACATTACTTTTGCAAGGTGATGCCAGTGTCTTAGGTGTGACTGTGACTAATCCCGTGCCTAGAGGTACAGGAATCTGGATTGAATCGGCAGCAGTCAATGTGGTTAATAATACTTTGATTAACTGTGGTCGAGAAGGTATATTTGTGACTGGGACTGCTAAACCCGCTATTCTGGATAATGTGTTTAGACAAAATGCCGCCAGTGGCTTGATGATGGCGCGTCATAGCAAGGGAGAAGTGTTGCGGAATGTATTTCAAAAAAATTCTTTAGCCATAGCCATCAGTGATTTTGCTGCCCCGTTGATTGCAGATAATACAATATCCGATAACCGTTCGGCGATCGCTCTTTCTCGCAATGCTAGACCTGTGCTGCGTCAAAATCGCATTATCAAAAATACCCAAGGCGGGATGTTAGTCAATGGTGACGCTATTCCTGATTTAGGTAACAATCAAGACGCGGCTGGTAATATTTTTGAGCAGAATGCTCTCTTCGATTTACACAACACCACACCACAGCCGCTAGTTTCAGCAGGTAATCAGTTGAATCCTACCCAAGTTAAAGGTAGGGTAGATTTTATTACTGTCCGAGAAGATTATCCGCGACGCATCTCCGGTAGCACCAGGATGTTTTCTGATTTAACTGGACATTGGACAGCAGATTTTGTGGAAGCATTGGTAAATAGGGGTGCAATTAGCGGCTTTCCCAATGGGACTTTTGCCCCAGATGCACCCATCAATCGCGCTCAGTATGCGGCGATTATTGCTAAAACTTTTCAGTTACCTAAAACAAATCAAGCTAATAAATTTACTGATGTCAACCCCAGCTTTTGGGCAGCATCAGCCATTTTGCAAGCTGCTGAAATGGGCTTTATTAGTGGCTTTCCCGATGGGACGTTTCGCCCCGGACAAAACTTGACAAAAGTACAGGCCATAGTATCTATAGTTAATGGGTTAAAACTCACAGGCGGCAATCCCCAGGTGTTAAATGTGTATCGCGATCGCGTTCAAATTCCCACTTATGCCACTAATGCTGTAGCAATTGCCACCCAATCATTACTGGTGATTAACTATCCTGAACAAGAACAACTAGAACCTCTGCGAGATATCACTCGTGGTGAAGTAGCAACATTAATTTATCAAGCCTTAGTAGCCAAGAGTGGGGAGAAAGCGATGGCGATCGCATCCGCCTATATTGTCAGACCCGATGTGAATCTCCCCGGATTTACCGACATTAGCGGACATTGGGCTGAACCATTTATTCGGGGGTTAGCTAGCATGAATTTAACTCATGGTTTTGCTGATGGTAGCTACCAGCCAAATAAACTGATGACTCGCGCCGAATATGCGGCTTTAGTCGCGGAAGTCTTTAATCCTGCACCCAAACGCCCCGCACTGGATTTTACAGACGTATCCCCAGACTTTTGGGCTGATGAAGCCTTACAAATTGCCAGTAGAGGTGGCTTTATCAGTGGATTTGGCGATAGTACCTTCCGCCCGGCTGAAAATGTGCAAAGGGTACAGGTGATTGTCTCCCTAGTGAATGGACTTGCTCTACCAATCGGTGATCACAATGCTTTACTCACTTATACTGATAGTCAGACAATTCCCGATTATGCTCGTCAAGCAGTTGTAACTGCTACAGAGCAAAGAATTGTTGTCAATTACCCCAACCCCAAACAACTTGTACCGACGGGAGACGCAACCCGTGCCGAAGTAGCCGCAATGGTTTATCAGGCATTAGTTGCGATCGAGCGAACGTCAAGAATTAATTCAACCTATATTGTTGAGACAGTCAGCAGTTGA
- a CDS encoding tetratricopeptide repeat protein, whose amino-acid sequence MKRKNQVVLTLVLKSAVVFSPLLLSAGMASGQLRPSVSTQLNTAEVIYLQQPEKLAQLQAQQLSQEQVPPVGAQALNNTTVLFNVWLVILSLFPVAVIALFWLLRKVAIREIVHRAMAQLQGLENLQNQLTIVKQDAENLIQESKKINRQLEQEVATLQENIKKEQDNLANLSSELLQSRDNILAGLETKVQKIQENLESEFVTKLSHLEWSAQEIRDRIIESLERLKSELDHKLDALQLEAAQQKNITLEYLEKSRNEFIDEVSRLQSETQEDKAKAVASFISLQVDAQEQKDEILANVRELEKLFKSEIAELKSETQEERNSIFESLGGLQVDAQEQKDRTLESLGELANLFKAQMAELQSETQQEKDSIFESLSNLQVDAQEQKDRTLESLGELANLFKTQMAELQSETQQEKDAILESLTQLQSDCVSQLSELQVDAQKQKELIIANLEASGSEFTAQFSDLQLNAQEQKLLILEKLERLETDFVSQLSELQLDAQERKNIILQELVHTEPLSVPVKSEIQEVQPLPQELINDDLQVGDELFAQRKYDEAIAVYDKVVAAYPEHPLAWLKQGLTLGRLQRYKDAIASYERAIEIQPDYHQAWCDRGVAFGKLGQQQQAFNSFDKATQVKSDDPVAWLNRGLALIELERYEDAIASFDKAIEINPNSAKVWDKRGYALVRLGEDDEAIASFEKSLEIKPDYASAYYNKAACYALQRQLKLALANLQLAIELNSRYQEDAAFDIDFDEIADDKSFRELISK is encoded by the coding sequence ATGAAGCGCAAAAATCAAGTTGTCCTCACTTTAGTGTTGAAAAGCGCTGTTGTCTTTTCGCCGTTGCTGCTGTCTGCTGGTATGGCTAGTGGACAACTCAGGCCATCCGTTTCCACACAACTGAATACTGCTGAGGTTATATATCTTCAGCAGCCGGAAAAATTGGCTCAGTTGCAAGCACAACAGTTGAGTCAAGAGCAAGTCCCACCGGTTGGGGCTCAAGCTTTGAATAACACGACTGTTTTGTTCAATGTGTGGTTGGTGATATTGAGTCTGTTTCCTGTGGCGGTGATTGCTTTATTCTGGTTGTTGCGAAAAGTGGCAATTCGTGAAATTGTTCATAGAGCAATGGCGCAGCTACAGGGTTTGGAAAATTTACAAAATCAGTTAACTATTGTGAAGCAAGATGCTGAAAATCTGATTCAAGAATCGAAAAAGATAAATCGGCAATTAGAACAGGAAGTTGCTACTCTGCAAGAAAATATTAAAAAAGAACAAGACAATTTAGCTAATTTGAGTTCTGAATTGTTGCAGTCTAGAGATAATATCTTGGCAGGTTTAGAAACAAAAGTTCAAAAGATTCAAGAAAATTTAGAGTCGGAGTTTGTTACTAAACTATCTCATTTAGAATGGTCAGCACAAGAAATAAGAGATAGAATTATAGAAAGTTTAGAAAGGTTAAAATCGGAACTTGATCATAAATTAGATGCTTTGCAGTTAGAGGCTGCACAACAAAAGAATATAACTCTGGAGTATTTAGAAAAATCTCGGAATGAATTTATTGACGAGGTTTCTAGGTTACAGTCTGAGACTCAGGAAGATAAGGCTAAGGCTGTTGCAAGTTTCATAAGTTTACAGGTTGATGCTCAAGAACAAAAGGATGAAATACTGGCAAATGTTAGAGAATTAGAAAAGTTATTTAAATCAGAAATAGCTGAGTTAAAGTCTGAGACTCAGGAAGAAAGAAATAGTATTTTTGAAAGTTTAGGCGGTTTGCAGGTTGATGCTCAAGAACAGAAAGATAGGACTCTGGAAAGTTTAGGGGAGTTGGCGAATTTATTTAAAGCTCAAATGGCTGAATTGCAGTCTGAAACTCAGCAAGAAAAAGATAGTATTTTTGAGAGTTTAAGTAATTTGCAGGTTGATGCTCAAGAACAGAAAGATAGGACTCTGGAAAGTTTAGGGGAGTTGGCGAATTTATTTAAAACTCAAATGGCTGAATTGCAGTCTGAAACTCAGCAAGAAAAAGATGCGATTCTGGAAAGTTTAACACAATTACAGTCAGATTGTGTTTCTCAATTATCTGAATTACAGGTGGATGCTCAAAAGCAAAAAGAGCTAATTATTGCTAATTTAGAAGCATCAGGTTCTGAGTTTACGGCTCAATTTTCAGATTTACAATTAAATGCTCAAGAACAAAAGCTGCTGATTTTGGAAAAGCTGGAAAGGTTAGAGACGGATTTTGTTTCTCAACTTTCTGAGTTGCAGTTGGATGCTCAAGAACGCAAGAATATAATTTTGCAGGAGTTGGTGCATACTGAGCCACTATCTGTGCCTGTAAAGTCAGAAATTCAGGAGGTTCAGCCACTACCGCAAGAGTTAATTAATGATGATCTGCAAGTGGGAGATGAGTTATTTGCTCAAAGAAAGTATGATGAGGCGATCGCAGTTTATGATAAAGTAGTAGCAGCTTATCCTGAACATCCGCTTGCTTGGTTAAAACAAGGTTTAACTCTGGGAAGATTGCAACGCTACAAGGATGCGATCGCTTCCTATGAACGCGCTATTGAAATTCAGCCGGATTATCACCAGGCTTGGTGCGATCGCGGTGTGGCTTTTGGTAAACTAGGACAGCAGCAACAAGCTTTTAATTCTTTTGACAAGGCGACTCAAGTTAAATCTGATGATCCAGTGGCTTGGTTAAATCGTGGTCTGGCTTTGATAGAATTAGAACGATATGAGGATGCGATCGCTAGTTTTGACAAAGCTATTGAAATTAATCCCAATTCTGCCAAAGTCTGGGATAAACGTGGTTATGCTTTGGTAAGATTAGGAGAAGATGATGAGGCGATCGCTAGTTTTGAGAAATCACTAGAAATTAAACCCGACTATGCAAGTGCTTATTACAATAAAGCTGCCTGTTATGCGCTGCAAAGACAACTGAAATTAGCTTTGGCAAATCTTCAACTAGCAATTGAACTCAATTCCAGATATCAAGAAGATGCGGCATTTGATATTGATTTTGATGAAATTGCGGATGATAAAAGTTTTAGGGAACTGATATCGAAATAG
- a CDS encoding nucleotidyltransferase family protein — MNSNTRLQMILANTPVGIVLPAIAQLNLPNWWLAGGAVRNTVWYAVFGQKCRLFIKDFDIAFFDESGNRSQELAAKAELTAQFPNYQFDVKNQASFTHWRSGRTSYTSTENGIQDWLHTATAVGVRLNAQGEWQFFTPYGLDDLFAGIIRPTPAHINNPDAKNKASEFLSKCPDLRLA, encoded by the coding sequence ATGAATAGCAACACTCGCTTACAGATGATTTTAGCTAATACACCTGTGGGTATTGTATTACCTGCGATCGCACAACTAAATCTACCTAATTGGTGGTTAGCAGGGGGTGCAGTGCGAAATACAGTGTGGTATGCAGTATTTGGTCAAAAATGTCGTTTATTCATCAAAGACTTCGATATTGCCTTTTTTGACGAATCAGGAAACCGTTCCCAGGAACTAGCAGCAAAAGCAGAATTAACCGCACAATTTCCCAATTATCAGTTTGACGTAAAAAATCAAGCTAGTTTTACCCATTGGCGTTCTGGGCGCACATCCTACACCAGTACAGAAAATGGCATTCAAGATTGGTTACACACCGCTACGGCTGTGGGAGTTCGACTAAATGCACAAGGGGAATGGCAATTTTTCACTCCCTATGGCTTAGATGACCTATTTGCAGGAATTATTCGACCCACACCAGCACATATCAACAACCCCGACGCTAAAAATAAAGCATCTGAATTCCTTTCCAAATGTCCTGATTTACGGTTAGCATAA
- a CDS encoding thiamine phosphate synthase: MSKSVDITSLNESNNRVVVMVESHSQKAQMQQVVYRILDANLDRAREGLRIIEEWCRFGLNNAQLLGECKYLRQELAHWHTAELRAARDTPGDPGTELTHPQEEQRSSIKALLQANFCRVQEAMRVLEEYGKLYHPNMGKAFKQMRYRVYTLETSLMGYQRHQLLWRSHLYLVTSPSETLLKTVEAALKGGLTLVQYRDKMADDTVRLEQATKLRQLCHSYGALFIVNDRVDLALAVDADGVHLGQQDMPIAMARQLLGHQRLIGKSTTNAEEMQKAIAEGADYIGVGPVYETPTKANKPAAGLNYVSYAAQNSSIPWFAIGGIDANNINDVIEAGAERVAVVRAIIEAEQPTLVTQYLVSQMHRIKL, from the coding sequence ATGTCTAAAAGTGTTGATATTACGTCACTTAACGAAAGTAATAATAGGGTTGTTGTCATGGTCGAGTCACACAGCCAAAAAGCACAAATGCAGCAAGTTGTTTACCGCATTTTAGATGCTAATCTAGACCGCGCTCGTGAAGGCTTGCGAATTATCGAAGAATGGTGTCGCTTTGGCTTAAATAACGCTCAATTACTGGGTGAATGCAAATACCTGCGTCAAGAGTTGGCTCATTGGCATACTGCGGAACTGCGGGCGGCGCGAGATACACCAGGTGATCCCGGTACGGAATTGACTCATCCCCAGGAAGAACAACGCTCTAGTATTAAAGCGCTATTACAAGCTAATTTTTGTCGTGTGCAAGAAGCAATGCGGGTGCTGGAAGAATATGGTAAGCTTTATCATCCCAATATGGGTAAAGCTTTTAAGCAGATGCGCTATCGTGTTTATACTTTAGAGACTAGTTTAATGGGCTACCAGCGCCATCAACTACTGTGGCGATCGCATTTATATCTAGTCACTTCCCCCTCAGAAACTTTGTTAAAAACTGTGGAAGCGGCTCTCAAAGGGGGATTAACTCTGGTGCAGTACCGTGATAAAATGGCTGATGATACTGTCAGACTTGAACAGGCGACAAAATTACGGCAACTATGCCATTCTTATGGCGCTTTGTTTATCGTTAATGACCGAGTGGATTTAGCTTTGGCGGTGGATGCAGATGGGGTACATTTGGGACAGCAAGATATGCCCATTGCTATGGCCAGACAATTACTGGGACATCAGCGTTTGATCGGTAAGTCTACGACAAATGCGGAAGAAATGCAAAAGGCAATTGCTGAAGGTGCAGACTATATTGGTGTCGGTCCAGTTTATGAAACTCCCACGAAAGCAAATAAGCCAGCAGCAGGCTTAAATTATGTCAGCTACGCCGCCCAAAATAGCTCAATTCCTTGGTTTGCGATTGGGGGTATAGATGCGAATAATATCAACGATGTGATCGAGGCGGGAGCAGAACGTGTAGCGGTGGTACGAGCTATCATCGAAGCTGAACAGCCTACCCTAGTAACACAATATTTGGTTTCCCAGATGCATCGCATCAAATTATAA
- a CDS encoding DUF1565 domain-containing protein — MYSKYSQAQRLQLNLNPQVDISHSSSELVLPLVSSILSFTLGLGVAGIILLGISPARVAAQTPSVANQIAQGESTIPQVKMLFVNPSGGNNSLGNGSESAPLKTITQALQVATPNTMIMLSPGTYSADTGEVFPLKLKPSVGIQGDNRNKGQGITIQGGGTYLSRSFGGQNVTIVGADKSELTGVTVTNSNPRGYGLWIESSNPVIANNTFTGNTQDGISVTGNSAPIIRQNYFHRNGANGMTIGGNSQAEVRENVFDDTGFGINITQNAAPILALNQIQNNRSGIIVQANARPILRNNSIQGNREDGLVAIAQAIPNLGTITEAGGNEFRNNTRHDINASASKQTIPAAGNNLSQNRIAGKVDFNAQTAPTANNPQIPQRPTVANRPIRASGEITFSAPSQPNQANQSQINYVNIDPNVVEFAAPPFAGSSLPVPNNNTRPTQTTAYTSPGVRYRVIVNASTDREQNTVRNLAPGAFPTMRQGRRVMQVGVFSDRNNADEIVKVLNSNGLRTTLEPLN; from the coding sequence ATGTATTCTAAATATTCTCAAGCACAGCGCCTGCAATTAAACCTAAATCCCCAGGTTGACATTTCACATTCTTCTTCGGAATTAGTCTTACCTTTAGTTTCTTCTATCTTGTCTTTTACCCTTGGCTTAGGAGTCGCAGGTATAATTTTACTGGGTATCAGCCCGGCCAGAGTCGCTGCTCAAACGCCATCTGTAGCCAATCAGATAGCCCAGGGAGAAAGCACCATACCTCAAGTGAAAATGTTATTTGTCAACCCAAGTGGGGGAAATAACTCCTTGGGGAATGGTAGTGAAAGCGCTCCTTTAAAGACCATTACTCAAGCTTTGCAAGTAGCCACTCCCAATACAATGATTATGCTCTCCCCAGGCACTTATAGTGCTGACACTGGAGAGGTTTTTCCCCTGAAGCTCAAACCGAGTGTTGGTATTCAAGGGGATAATCGCAACAAAGGACAGGGAATTACGATTCAAGGCGGTGGTACATACCTCAGTCGCAGCTTTGGCGGTCAAAATGTCACAATTGTTGGCGCAGACAAATCCGAATTAACTGGGGTAACGGTAACAAATTCCAATCCCCGTGGTTATGGTTTGTGGATTGAATCGAGCAATCCCGTGATCGCAAACAATACATTTACTGGTAATACTCAGGATGGGATTTCCGTGACTGGTAACAGTGCGCCGATAATTAGGCAAAATTACTTTCATCGCAATGGGGCGAATGGTATGACCATTGGCGGTAATTCTCAGGCGGAAGTGCGGGAAAATGTCTTTGATGACACAGGATTTGGGATTAATATTACTCAAAATGCTGCGCCTATACTGGCTCTTAATCAAATTCAAAACAACCGCTCTGGGATTATAGTCCAAGCCAATGCGCGCCCGATTTTACGGAATAATTCAATTCAAGGTAATAGAGAAGATGGTTTAGTTGCGATCGCTCAAGCCATACCAAATTTGGGTACTATTACTGAAGCAGGTGGTAACGAATTTCGCAATAATACTCGTCACGATATTAATGCTAGTGCCAGTAAGCAGACGATTCCTGCTGCTGGTAACAACCTGTCCCAAAATCGCATTGCTGGTAAGGTAGATTTCAACGCTCAAACAGCACCCACAGCTAACAACCCTCAGATCCCTCAACGTCCCACTGTAGCAAATCGTCCCATCCGGGCCAGTGGAGAAATTACCTTTTCTGCTCCCAGTCAGCCCAACCAGGCTAATCAATCACAGATAAATTATGTGAATATTGATCCCAATGTTGTGGAATTTGCAGCCCCTCCCTTTGCAGGATCATCTCTACCAGTTCCCAATAACAATACTCGCCCTACTCAGACAACTGCATATACTAGCCCTGGTGTACGTTACCGAGTGATAGTAAATGCCTCCACTGATCGAGAACAAAACACAGTGAGAAACTTAGCACCGGGTGCATTTCCTACTATGCGCCAAGGTCGTAGAGTCATGCAAGTGGGCGTTTTTAGCGATCGCAATAATGCCGATGAAATAGTAAAAGTCCTCAATAGTAACGGTTTAAGAACTACACTAGAGCCGTTAAATTGA
- the gatB gene encoding Asp-tRNA(Asn)/Glu-tRNA(Gln) amidotransferase subunit GatB, with protein sequence MTAATTVKTEYEAIIGLETHCQLSTNTKIFSNSSTAFGADPNTNIDPVCMGLPGVLPVLNEKVLEYAVKTGLALNCQIAKYSKFDRKQYFYPDLPKNYQISQYDLPIAEHGWLEIQLVDAEGNSTRKRIGVTRLHMEEDAGKLVHAGSDRLSGSSYSLVDYNRAGVPLVEIVSEPDLRSGEEAAEYAQEIRRIVRYLGVSDGNMQEGSLRCDVNISVRPVGRKEFGVKVEIKNMNSFNAIQRAIDYEIERQIAAIEAGETIIQETRLWEEGAQRTSSMRVKEGSSDYRYFPEPDLTPIEVSNEQLEEWRGELPELPAHKRDHYESDLGLSVYDARVLTEDCTVADYFESAIKSGANAKAAANWITQDIAAYLNKQKLSITEIALTPAHLAEVITLIESGKISNAQAKQKLPDLLDGVSPEKAFAGQELITDPSVLELLIDEAIAANPKELEKYRNGNTKLKGFFVGQVLKKTDKRADPQLTNELVEKKLNA encoded by the coding sequence ATGACTGCTGCTACGACTGTAAAAACTGAGTACGAAGCGATTATTGGTCTAGAAACCCATTGTCAACTGAGTACCAATACCAAGATTTTCTCCAATAGCTCTACAGCTTTCGGTGCTGACCCTAATACTAACATCGACCCTGTGTGTATGGGTTTACCTGGGGTTTTACCTGTACTGAATGAAAAAGTTCTGGAATATGCTGTAAAAACTGGCTTGGCTTTGAATTGCCAAATCGCTAAATACAGCAAATTTGACCGTAAACAGTATTTTTATCCTGACCTTCCCAAAAATTACCAAATTTCTCAATATGACCTCCCCATTGCTGAACATGGTTGGTTAGAAATTCAATTGGTAGATGCTGAGGGTAACTCGACTCGTAAACGCATTGGTGTGACTCGTCTGCACATGGAGGAAGATGCGGGGAAACTGGTACACGCGGGAAGCGATCGCCTATCTGGATCTAGCTATTCTCTGGTAGACTACAATCGCGCAGGTGTGCCATTGGTGGAAATAGTCTCGGAACCTGATTTGCGTTCTGGTGAAGAAGCTGCTGAATATGCTCAAGAAATCCGCAGAATTGTGCGTTATCTGGGTGTCAGTGATGGCAATATGCAAGAAGGTTCTCTACGCTGTGATGTCAATATCTCTGTGCGTCCAGTGGGACGAAAAGAGTTTGGCGTGAAGGTAGAAATTAAAAATATGAACTCGTTCAACGCCATTCAACGGGCGATTGATTACGAAATTGAACGCCAAATTGCTGCTATAGAAGCAGGGGAAACCATTATCCAAGAAACTCGCCTTTGGGAAGAAGGCGCTCAACGCACAAGTAGTATGCGGGTGAAGGAAGGTTCTAGTGATTACCGCTATTTCCCAGAACCAGATTTAACTCCCATTGAGGTGTCTAACGAGCAATTAGAGGAATGGCGCGGCGAACTTCCCGAATTACCCGCCCACAAACGTGATCATTATGAAAGTGATTTGGGGCTTTCGGTTTATGATGCACGAGTGTTGACAGAAGACTGCACTGTGGCTGATTATTTTGAAAGTGCAATTAAATCTGGAGCTAATGCCAAGGCTGCTGCTAACTGGATTACTCAAGATATCGCCGCCTACTTGAATAAGCAAAAGCTCAGTATTACGGAAATTGCTCTGACTCCCGCTCATTTAGCTGAGGTAATTACTCTGATTGAATCTGGTAAAATTAGCAACGCCCAAGCTAAACAAAAGCTCCCAGATTTACTTGATGGTGTTTCCCCTGAGAAAGCTTTTGCAGGTCAGGAGTTAATCACTGATCCTAGTGTACTAGAATTGCTCATTGATGAGGCGATCGCAGCTAATCCCAAAGAACTGGAAAAGTATCGCAACGGTAATACAAAGCTGAAAGGCTTCTTTGTGGGACAAGTTTTGAAGAAAACTGACAAACGAGCTGACCCTCAACTCACTAATGAATTAGTCGAGAAAAAACTGAATGCTTAG
- the thiS gene encoding sulfur carrier protein ThiS: MSNQITLQVNGESRSCLSQTLLPDLLQQLGFNPRLIAVEYNGDILHRQFWSQTQIQPGDRLEIVTIVGGG, from the coding sequence ATGTCTAATCAGATTACCCTCCAGGTAAATGGGGAAAGTCGTAGTTGCTTGTCCCAAACTCTTTTACCAGATTTACTCCAACAATTGGGTTTTAATCCCCGTTTAATCGCGGTGGAGTATAACGGTGATATTTTACACCGTCAATTTTGGTCACAAACACAAATCCAGCCAGGCGATCGCTTAGAAATTGTTACCATTGTCGGGGGTGGTTAG
- a CDS encoding fatty acid desaturase family protein, which produces MNLNTDQRLMNQVSYAKALRFQIPPEAFAPDASKLIILVINLAILILGWMIADHLDSWSIYLLWLYLPLTIIMGNSVIALLFSCHDLMHGSVIRNSKLAYFFSFLGLTMLWMPPTLWKSVHNRVHHNHTNDLGDPDRNYLDKQPKTWGKWIHNLFVPSLEVNPFWFIVGMTSAWGVHNFRNLTSVLFFNSKSVDYVPAAFTVSAKDRGAIAGEIFLMSILHLAILAYLEFHPLKLILGYFLPIAIGNAGLMFYIYTNHLLCPMTNVNDPLVNSTSLRVYKIFDLLHLNFSYHTEHHIFPGMNSDYYVMVRELLEADYADKFNLLDAQEAWRLLMQSYRHYQDENTLTDWAGKTTMPCPLNQKVKV; this is translated from the coding sequence ATGAATTTGAATACTGATCAGAGATTGATGAACCAGGTAAGCTATGCGAAAGCATTACGTTTTCAGATTCCGCCTGAAGCGTTTGCACCCGATGCCAGTAAATTAATTATCCTGGTAATTAATCTAGCAATTTTGATACTGGGCTGGATGATAGCAGATCATTTAGATAGTTGGTCAATCTATCTTTTATGGTTATATTTACCTTTAACAATTATTATGGGCAATAGTGTGATTGCCTTATTATTTAGCTGCCACGATTTGATGCACGGTAGCGTAATTAGAAACTCAAAACTAGCCTATTTTTTCAGCTTTCTAGGGCTAACAATGTTGTGGATGCCGCCAACTTTATGGAAATCGGTTCATAACCGGGTGCATCATAATCACACTAATGACTTGGGTGATCCGGATCGCAATTACTTAGATAAACAGCCTAAAACCTGGGGTAAATGGATTCATAATCTATTTGTGCCTTCTTTAGAAGTCAATCCTTTTTGGTTCATTGTGGGCATGACTTCGGCATGGGGTGTACATAATTTTCGCAATCTGACTTCGGTACTATTTTTTAATAGTAAATCTGTGGATTATGTGCCGGCGGCATTTACAGTTAGTGCTAAAGATCGTGGAGCGATCGCCGGGGAAATATTTCTGATGTCAATACTACATCTAGCTATTTTAGCCTATCTAGAATTTCACCCCCTAAAACTTATCCTAGGCTACTTTTTACCCATTGCAATTGGCAATGCAGGCTTGATGTTCTATATTTATACGAATCATCTGCTTTGTCCAATGACCAACGTTAATGATCCTCTGGTAAATTCTACATCTTTACGGGTTTATAAAATATTTGACCTGTTGCATTTAAATTTTTCGTACCATACAGAACATCACATTTTCCCAGGAATGAACTCTGATTATTATGTCATGGTGCGAGAGTTGTTAGAAGCTGATTATGCGGATAAATTTAATTTATTAGATGCCCAAGAAGCTTGGCGTTTGTTGATGCAAAGTTATCGGCATTATCAAGATGAAAATACTTTAACAGATTGGGCAGGAAAAACCACTATGCCTTGTCCCCTTAACCAAAAAGTCAAGGTTTAA